The following DNA comes from Neofelis nebulosa isolate mNeoNeb1 chromosome 3, mNeoNeb1.pri, whole genome shotgun sequence.
taatgtttatttatttttgagagagagagacagacagagacagagcacgagcaggggagggacagagagagagagatacagaatccgaagcaggctccaggcgctgagctatTAGaacagagaccaacgcggggctcaaactcacgaactatgagagccacccaggcaccccagtacccCAGGATTTAATGTGTTGACAGAATTGAGTGATAGAGATAAGTCTTACTAGAATCTACCTTATGAATCCTACTAGATTCAACTTCAATATTTCAATACTCATTGCCTAGTTACACAAAAAAAGCATTACCAGAGTGAGATCATGTTATAACTGCGCTAAATCTACTGGCAAAATATGTACCTGTCTGCGCTCATGTACGATGCTACACATGCTCACACACTGTGTATGAGGCACAGATTCCAAATTAACTGCATTTTCTTAAGAGACCCacagacaaaattataaatgaaatcagaatcagCCTCGTCAATTGCACGGCACAAATTGTTACCTAAGACAAATGACCATGTGTAAGACTTAGGCAAAGATGGATTGATGACCAAAGTTGGGGTTTGAGCCAAATATCAACTTGATgtatcttctccttttttttttttctgatctctcAGCAGTCTGGTTCAATATCTGTAAAAATCCCACCCAACTTCTTAAATCTATTCACTAAGAATGTGGGATTCTACTTCTGTCCACAGGCAGATTCTGAGATGGAGTGGTACACCCTCTCCTGTCACCACCACTAATCTCCTACCTGAGTTACATGTTGGTAGTATAAAAAATTGTaccaaataacagaaaaaaaaataataaatgctccCTCTTTTTCATATCCAGGAAACAACGGAAAAAGCTTCATGACCGGCTTCGGCAGAGTCTTCGGTCTGAGCGAAACAACATGGTGAACATAGCAAACGGGCCTCACCACCCCAACCCACCCCCCGAGAACGTCCAGCTGGTGAATGTATGTTGACTCTGGCCAGTGGAAAAGCTGAGCATCTCTCCTCTGTTCAGGCACCttgaagtttattttctaaagctCTTAGGCTCTTAGCTACTGCCATTAATCACCACAGCTTCCAGGAATCCAGGGTTTCtccaggagaaaagaatgggaacattttttaaagtgaatttggTTCCTGTAACACCAGCACATTTCCTCTTACAAAGTGTTCATTAAGGGGTTGGCATAATAATATTGGGTTTGTTCTGCAGGGAGACGAGGAccggaagaaagaaaagaaaaacagaaagaaaaataatgaaatgaatgatacaagaatcaggaggaaatattttattttattttattttattttatttttatgatttggaAATGAAGGCTATTCCAGTCTATAACTGATTAGTGCTAATAACTGAGCTAAGGGCTTTAGACTCATTTTTATTAGAGGCATTTCCCAGCGCCCGATGATTTACTGATTCTGACTTACCAAGGGAAAAATTAGGGCGTGGGAGGGCCAAGTGACTTATCAAACTCGCTTCTCAGTGGCAAAACTGAAAGAACGATGCCTCCTCTTCCCTGACTCTTTCTATAGGATGTCAAACCCTCCAGAGGAAATAGATCCTCAATCACTCAAacattctgtttaaaatttacCAAGCACTAGGCTTTTAGATATAAATAGGTCATACATTCTGAAGAGTCTTTAGATACAATCTTTCCAGCCTTCTAGAGCCGGGCTCAGCTTTCCTGCCTTTTGGAgtgtttcttcatattttttgcaCCATAATTTTTTCCTGTTCACTTCATTTCCCTCTGATGCGTGGCTTTTTGTAGGCAAAGCTTGAAGACTACATTCAGTACCACTCTCTATCCTATAGGAAAATGTGTCTTTTGGAGCAAATCTATCCTAGAATCCTGTTCAGCCTTGGTGATTACTACCAGCAAGACCTGTAGCGAAGACCTTCCAGGGACAGAGGAAAGGCTGATATATTAGTATATTTTGCTGCTTTCCTCCCCCCCCACAGTGTTCACTGGAATGTTCTACACAGTTGATAAATGCATTCACTACATACGGGCACACCTCCAATCTGTCACTGTGTCTAAGTGGCTGCGTGATTCCAATTATGTCTTGGGCTGTGTTGCTTTGGGCTTTAATCTGTCTAAACCCTGTTTCCTCATGATGACAACAGGCCtaaaaataatacctacttcagaAAGTTCTGTGAGCAGTAAATAAGACAATCCATATAAAACACTTAGCCCAGTGACATTCAGTGAGTGTTCAATAATTGTTAAGTATCATTTTCATTAGATTCACTAAGGTTACATTGCCTTTCAAGGACCAAGAGTGAGATGGTACACAGACTAGGAAGAGCTCATTATTTATGACATCACCATCTTTGCCTTAAAACAAGCTAACTTTACGTCCCAGAAAGAGCCACACGGAATAATAGCCTTTCCGCTAAAAGAACCAACCAGAGTTTCAAACATCACTCGAGCTGTATATTTTGAGGGTTTCCATAAACACATCAGGTTCTTTTAAAGCCCACAGCCCATTGCTTATAAAGTGCCCATTTCAACCGAGAATATTCCTTTACATgcctttttctgttattttactcAGTGTGGTGTCTTTAAAAGACAACTTCAAGTGTGCTTCTTTCATTGACTGCAGTGGATATTGAATCTACTGAAGTAATTAATAGCTAGTGTGATTTGGTgatgaaaataaagtagaatctATTTGCACCATGGATACGCCCCCTGTACGTTATGTGCTTTGTCAAGATGTGTGATCTTGACAGCTTCTGTACGTCCTTCAGATCTCTTGGTGGCCGTGTTAGTCTTACCACCGATAAGTTAAAAATTTCAGTGATATCATTAGAGCAACATGGGCGCtgggaaactgaaaaagaaaggaagatccCAAATGCAGatgttgtaaaaaaaacaaaaaaacaaaaaacttcctcCACTGACTTGAAATTTGAAATAAGACAAAGCATCTCTACGTTTTTGTTTCAGTCAACTATCTGTTAATCTTCTTTCACTTATAACAACGATGACAAAAATGGATATCGGGCAGAGATTTGTATTGAATTCCAGTCATATTTTCAGTTGGAAATAAGACAGAAGGAATAGGTCTGTTTCTGATAATATGCAGTTAAGACTATAGAATCTATGCTGCGTGCACATCCAAAggataatttattatttcatttattgaatttAAAGGCCATGTAGCCAGGGTATGACTTGCCATCTGACCATTGGAGAAATGGAATTTATTAGGAAGCATATGTACTCAGaatagatttttgtgtgtgatgctGATGTTACTGTTTTGATGAATATGAATCTTCAAGGTGTGTCTCTTTGTTTATCCAGCAATACGTCTCTAAAAACGTCATCTCTAGTGAGCATATTGTTGAGAGAGAAGCGGAGACATCTTTCTCGACCAGTCACTATACCTCTACAGCTCACCACTCCACCACTGTCACTCAGACTCCTAGTCACAGgtatgagaaggaaaaataaaattctaaggcACTCCTCCAAGagtaaatttgtatatattgcttTTTGCTGTCACTGCCTAAGAAAGGAACAGGAGATACTCACTTATGAGGCAGGGACACACGGTTAAATGTATGGTTTAGGACAAAAACAGACTTTGGACATCAACTGGCTCTGCCATTTAATTGCTGTTTAAATTTGAGCCTCAAGTTTTTcattactgaaaatgaaaagaatgccTACTCACAGGATCTTCGTTGCCCATTTTAGAGATTGTCTTTACTCAGGCCCGACCCCTTACTGAATTGCTACAGTGGAAAAAGTCTGGCTTAGATGCTCTATAATGCTTAAAAGTTGGCTTCTTCCAATGATTGGGCTGCCTTTGGAAATGCATGTGCGAACTGGTTTAATAACTGAACTCTAAATTCTCAGATGTCTTGCTGATCCAGTTCATGCTACCAAGGGCAACACTGGACTGCAAAATGCAGCTCACAGGCCAAGTATTTCCTTAACGTAAGCCGCTCAAGAACAGAGAGATTGTACGAATACGTAGTACATAGCgacatttggaaaataatgtGTCAAATGGGTGAGCAAATACATAAGCTGTATCCTTACAAAGCCATTCTAAATCCTTTCTACAGTGAGTATCTTTCTGACAATTCTATTCTGAGACAAGTAATGTTGTAGTGAACTGCCGATACACCAATAATTTGAAATAGTTACCAGATCACGTCTGTGATTGGTATTTCCATTTTGGCATGTAATTAAGAAATGCATAAGTATATCTCTTCGCCTCTCACGTTTCCCCTCTAGCTGGAGTAATGGGCACACTGAAAGCATCATTTCGGAAAGCCACTCTGTAATCATGATGTCATCAGTAGAGAACAGTAGGCACAGCAGCCCCTCTGGGGGCCCAAGAGGACGACTTAATGGCGTGGGAGGCCCTCGCGAGTGTAACAGCTTCCTCAGGCATGCCAGAGAAACCCCTGACTCCTACCGAGACTCTCCTCATAGTGAAAGGTAAACCCCAAGGGCACAGCTACTGCAGAGGAGAAAGAGCCGCAGTAGGGGAATCCCCTTGAGCACCTGCGGTCTCACCTACGGAAATCTTCTCTAATGAGAATAAGGGGAAGCAGTTGCCTGTGCTAGGAGTTTCCTAGCTGAGGAAGTCATCTTTTTGTCTGAGCTCACTTCTCCTGAGCTTCTCGCATCATCCCAGCGGCTGACAGGCAACAGACTCTTAAAGAGCAGGAACGGTTTGATGTGGAAGGTGCACCAAACCTGGAGTTCCTAGCTCTGGCCTTAGGCTCAGACCCACCTGGGATCTCGGTTTTCTCGGCTGTAACTTTAGAGAGATGGCACCAATGGTTGATAAGGACCCTTTCTGTAATTCTAATTTGCCAGTTACCCAAACTCTGGTCGAGCTGCTCTCGTGTTCTCGTGTGCTAACTCTTTCTTACCTTCCAGCCTCGGTTAAGTCAAATCAAGTGCTGTGTCACTGCTGACTGTCGTGGGGAATGACCGCTTGTGTTCCACCACATAGTATCCCTTTTATGAAATTCGAAGaagggatgaataaataaatgttttgtctGCTGTGTCTGGCAGTCTTCACAGCTGGTTTCCAAACCAATATTGCTTTCGACATGGTCCTTTATTCCAGAATGTTTTGGCTTTCTTCTGGGGGTCTGGATTGGGCTGGGGGAGTTACagacaagataaaataaatagtagAAGAAAGCAAACTAAGAGATGCTTACTAGGGATACTGAATTCATAGgttctctttattcattttcacttaAATTGGGAGAGTTATATCCAACCAGCATTGGCAGCATATCAGTACGCTATTGCTTGTCTGTTTGCAAACCCAAAATGgtgtcatttgtttgtttatatatcaCCATCTCAGTGTGATCTTTGACCACTTGCTGAAAGGTTTACGTGATGTTGCCTTGGTACGTGTCCATACCTATTTGGTAGTTACATGGGCGGAGATAACTCTGATAGACTCTGTCCACTCATGGACTGACTGGGCAGTCCTTAAAACAAAAGATGACTAGTTTGGGGCCAGCAGGTCATGTAGAGCTTGCTGACCACTCCTCAAGGGTCTTTGCCCCAAAATGGTATCTCAGAATTCTATGGAATTAAAGGCTGCTCTGTCATTCATCTGTGAAAAAGTAGGCATGGTCCCAAACTGGTTTAAAACATGAGTCTTAAATTCATATAATTGTATCTTTATGTATTGAGAAATTCTATCTGtcttaattcattattttttgagACCTGAAAAAGACCTCAGGGACAAATTCTTTCTTCATCGCTACGTGTGATATTTCTCTTTAAAGGCTGACATTTCCCTGCTGTGGTAGGCTTCCAGGCATACCACAGATATTATCTAGGACTGCAAAATATACCGGGACCTACAGAGCATGGAGAGAAAAGATCCATTGCCTGTACGCATTGGTTGAATTTGGATTAGCGTTTCTCAGAGAGCTTAATTTAAGTATCCCCAGAACGAAAGTTGAAGCCTCGAGCCCCAAGTATTTCAATCTCTAAGACGCCTTCCCAGTTTAGACACAGCTAGACCTCACATCCATGTGACTCTGAATCATGGCTGAAAAGCAGGAAAGTTAATAGGCTTCCTGTTCCTGTTAGCTAGCGTTCAGATAATGGTGTCCTGTGTCATCACAAGTTAATGTCAAATTAGACTCTGTGAATGCCAAAGTGAAGAAAAGAGTCCTTGGTGCTGTGCATTGGCAACATTTTTACAGAAGTTGAGAAATGTGACTCTGAATAAGCCCCATCTTCCTCAGTAGTAAGTCAGGTCTCTTGTTCTGGTGGAGAAAAAcgtgatatggaaaaaaaaaaaaaaaaaaacagaaagaaagaaagaaagaaagaaagaatgcactCAGTGTAGTCACAGTGAGGTTTACCGAGCACCATTGGACATAACACGACCTAAGGTAACATGGTACAGCCACCCCTTGAGCAGTCACCAAATATAAGCCAAAGATTGATACAGCCTTGGGTTTTTGAAGAGAGGTGGACTGGAGATTGGACACAGCCAGGGAGCCAACATAAGGTTCTCCCAGGTTTATTTCTGAATGTCTTGGTCACTGAGATGGATAGTTGCAAATTGAATGTGAAGAGGTAGCATTTCATGGAAAAACTAAAAGCACACAAATGTGTTACACTGTTATCAGGAATAAATCTAAGTCactatgctctttttttttcataagacaTAACCTTATAGCTGAGCTAAGGAGAAACAAGGCACACAGATCCAAATGCATTCAGATCCAGCTATCAGCAACTCATCTTAGATCTTCTTCCATTCCCCATTTGGGCTTCATTCTCTAAGACCCCTTGGCCTTTAGGAAGGTATAGTATTTAAGTAATACTTGTTTCCCTTCCAAATCCCTGTGCCTTGGTCCTCGTAAACTGAAAGGTTTCCGGGACCCAGTGCCCTCTTATCCTGACTCACAGGCttttatttaaaaccatgatgagattgAAAATCCCCAAAGTTTCCATGAGTTAGGCCACTTAGCTGATCTTTGCATGCACTCCTGTGAGGAAACTCTTGGCTACATAATGTTAGACTCCAAGGGTGCTGAATGTCCTTAGCGTTAAAAATCCAGATGTATCCAACGAATCGACCGTCTTTGTTTTCTGATTCTATAACAGCACGAATTCTGTCCCCGTCCCCTCCCTGCTTGGATGCCTCTTATTCCACCACACTCACGCGGGGTATTCTGTGCTCACACAGGTATGTGTCAGCAATGACCACCCCGGCTCGTATGTCACCTGTAGATTTCCACACGCCAAGCTCCCCCAAATCGCCCCCTTCGGAAATGTCTCCACCTGTGTCCGGCACGACGGTGTCCATGCCCTCCATGGCAGTCAGCCCCTTCGTGGAAGAAGAAAGACCTCTGCTTCTCGTGACACCACCGAGGCTGCGGGAGAAGTACGACCGCCACCCCCCGCAGTTCACCTCCTACCACCATAACCCCGCGCATGAGAGCAACAGCCTGCCCCCTAGCCCCTTGAGGATAGTGGAGGACGAGGAGTATGAAACCACCCAGGAGTACGAGCCAGCTCAAGAGCCTGTTAAGAAACTCACCAGTAGCCGGCGGCCCAAAAGAACCAAGCCCAATGGCCACATTGCCAACAGGTTGGAAATGGACAGCAACGCAAGTGCGGAAGGCACTCActcagagagtgagaca
Coding sequences within:
- the NRG1 gene encoding pro-neuregulin-1, membrane-bound isoform isoform X19 translates to MASFYKAEELYQKRVLTITGICIALLVVGIMCVVAYCKTKKQRKKLHDRLRQSLRSERNNMVNIANGPHHPNPPPENVQLVNQYVSKNVISSEHIVEREAETSFSTSHYTSTAHHSTTVTQTPSHSWSNGHTESIISESHSVIMMSSVENSRHSSPSGGPRGRLNGVGGPRECNSFLRHARETPDSYRDSPHSERYVSAMTTPARMSPVDFHTPSSPKSPPSEMSPPVSGTTVSMPSMAVSPFVEEERPLLLVTPPRLREKYDRHPPQFTSYHHNPAHESNSLPPSPLRIVEDEEYETTQEYEPAQEPVKKLTSSRRPKRTKPNGHIANRLEMDSNASAEGTHSESETEDERVGEDTPFLGIQNPLAASLEAAPAFRLADSRTNPAGRFSPQEELQARLTSVIANQDPIAV
- the NRG1 gene encoding pro-neuregulin-1, membrane-bound isoform isoform X18; the protein is MASFYKHLGIEFMEAEELYQKRVLTITGICIALLVVGIMCVVAYCKTKKQRKKLHDRLRQSLRSERNNMVNIANGPHHPNPPPENVQLVNQYVSKNVISSEHIVEREAETSFSTSHYTSTAHHSTTVTQTPSHSWSNGHTESIISESHSVIMMSSVENSRHSSPSGGPRGRLNGVGGPRECNSFLRHARETPDSYRDSPHSERYVSAMTTPARMSPVDFHTPSSPKSPPSEMSPPVSGTTVSMPSMAVSPFVEEERPLLLVTPPRLREKYDRHPPQFTSYHHNPAHESNSLPPSPLRIVEDEEYETTQEYEPAQEPVKKLTSSRRPKRTKPNGHIANRLEMDSNASAEGTHSESETEDERVGEDTPFLGIQNPLAASLEAAPAFRLADSRTNPAGRFSPQEELQARLTSVIANQDPIAV
- the NRG1 gene encoding pro-neuregulin-1, membrane-bound isoform isoform X13: MCLQSLPLEYQYQQKEQILLHTCLFLPVRPEQCSLITSTSTSTTGTSHLVKCAEKEKTFCVNGGECFMVKDLSNPSRYLCKCPNEFTGDRCQNYVMASFYKHLGIEFMEAEELYQKRVLTITGICIALLVVGIMCVVAYCKTKKQRKKLHDRLRQSLRSERNNMVNIANGPHHPNPPPENVQLVNQYVSKNVISSEHIVEREAETSFSTSHYTSTAHHSTTVTQTPSHSWSNGHTESIISESHSVIMMSSVENSRHSSPSGGPRGRLNGVGGPRECNSFLRHARETPDSYRDSPHSERYVSAMTTPARMSPVDFHTPSSPKSPPSEMSPPVSGTTVSMPSMAVSPFVEEERPLLLVTPPRLREKYDRHPPQFTSYHHNPAHESNSLPPSPLRIVEDEEYETTQEYEPAQEPVKKLTSSRRPKRTKPNGHIANRLEMDSNASAEGTHSESETEDERVGEDTPFLGIQNPLAASLEAAPAFRLADSRTNPAGRFSPQEELQARLTSVIANQDPIAV
- the NRG1 gene encoding pro-neuregulin-1, membrane-bound isoform isoform X9; translation: MSERKEGRGKGKGKKDRGSGKKPALPAGGPSPALPPRLKEMRSQESVAGSKLVLRCETSSEYSSLKFKWFKNGNELNRKNKPQNIKIQKKPGKSELRINKASLADSGEYMCRVTSKLGNDSASANITIVDSNATSTSTTGTSHLVKCAEKEKTFCVNGGECFMVKDLSNPSRYLCKCPNEFTGDRCQNYVMASFYKHLGIEFMEAEELYQKRVLTITGICIALLVVGIMCVVAYCKTKKQRKKLHDRLRQSLRSERNNMVNIANGPHHPNPPPENVQLVNQYVSKNVISSEHIVEREAETSFSTSHYTSTAHHSTTVTQTPSHSWSNGHTESIISESHSVIMMSSVENSRHSSPSGGPRGRLNGVGGPRECNSFLRHARETPDSYRDSPHSERYVSAMTTPARMSPVDFHTPSSPKSPPSEMSPPVSGTTVSMPSMAVSPFVEEERPLLLVTPPRLREKYDRHPPQFTSYHHNPAHESNSLPPSPLRIVEDEEYETTQEYEPAQEPVKKLTSSRRPKRTKPNGHIANRLEMDSNASAEGTHSESETEDERVGEDTPFLGIQNPLAASLEAAPAFRLADSRTNPAGRFSPQEELQARLTSVIANQDPIAV
- the NRG1 gene encoding pro-neuregulin-1, membrane-bound isoform isoform X17, whose product is MVKDLSNPSRYLCKCPNEFTGDRCQNYVMASFYKHLGIEFMEAEELYQKRVLTITGICIALLVVGIMCVVAYCKTKKQRKKLHDRLRQSLRSERNNMVNIANGPHHPNPPPENVQLVNQYVSKNVISSEHIVEREAETSFSTSHYTSTAHHSTTVTQTPSHSWSNGHTESIISESHSVIMMSSVENSRHSSPSGGPRGRLNGVGGPRECNSFLRHARETPDSYRDSPHSERYVSAMTTPARMSPVDFHTPSSPKSPPSEMSPPVSGTTVSMPSMAVSPFVEEERPLLLVTPPRLREKYDRHPPQFTSYHHNPAHESNSLPPSPLRIVEDEEYETTQEYEPAQEPVKKLTSSRRPKRTKPNGHIANRLEMDSNASAEGTHSESETEDERVGEDTPFLGIQNPLAASLEAAPAFRLADSRTNPAGRFSPQEELQARLTSVIANQDPIAV
- the NRG1 gene encoding pro-neuregulin-1, membrane-bound isoform isoform X20, producing MCVVAYCKTKKQRKKLHDRLRQSLRSERNNMVNIANGPHHPNPPPENVQLVNQYVSKNVISSEHIVEREAETSFSTSHYTSTAHHSTTVTQTPSHSWSNGHTESIISESHSVIMMSSVENSRHSSPSGGPRGRLNGVGGPRECNSFLRHARETPDSYRDSPHSERYVSAMTTPARMSPVDFHTPSSPKSPPSEMSPPVSGTTVSMPSMAVSPFVEEERPLLLVTPPRLREKYDRHPPQFTSYHHNPAHESNSLPPSPLRIVEDEEYETTQEYEPAQEPVKKLTSSRRPKRTKPNGHIANRLEMDSNASAEGTHSESETEDERVGEDTPFLGIQNPLAASLEAAPAFRLADSRTNPAGRFSPQEELQARLTSVIANQDPIAV
- the NRG1 gene encoding pro-neuregulin-1, membrane-bound isoform isoform X10, with translation MSERKEGRGKGKGKKDRGSGKKPALPAGGPSPALPPRLKEMRSQESVAGSKLVLRCETSSEYSSLKFKWFKNGNELNRKNKPQNIKIQKKPGKSELRINKASLADSGEYMCRVTSKLGNDSASANITIVDSNATSTSTTGTSHLVKCAEKEKTFCVNGGECFMVKDLSNPSRYLCKCPNEFTGDRCQNYVMASFYKAEELYQKRVLTITGICIALLVVGIMCVVAYCKTKKQRKKLHDRLRQSLRSERNNMVNIANGPHHPNPPPENVQLVNQYVSKNVISSEHIVEREAETSFSTSHYTSTAHHSTTVTQTPSHSWSNGHTESIISESHSVIMMSSVENSRHSSPSGGPRGRLNGVGGPRECNSFLRHARETPDSYRDSPHSERYVSAMTTPARMSPVDFHTPSSPKSPPSEMSPPVSGTTVSMPSMAVSPFVEEERPLLLVTPPRLREKYDRHPPQFTSYHHNPAHESNSLPPSPLRIVEDEEYETTQEYEPAQEPVKKLTSSRRPKRTKPNGHIANRLEMDSNASAEGTHSESETEDERVGEDTPFLGIQNPLAASLEAAPAFRLADSRTNPAGRFSPQEELQARLTSVIANQDPIAV